CTCAACTTGCTCTTCGTCACCGTTACGCTGAGCGATGTTACCGATGTGCCAAGCATTTTCACCCAATTCGTTCAATTGAGTTAACGCGCTAGCTAAATCTGATTGTGGCACAACCATGATGATGCCGACACCACAGTTAAAGGTGCGGTACATTTCGTAAGTATCGATATTACCTTGTTCTTGTAACCAGTTGAAGATACTTGGCCATTGCCAGCTTTTACCGTCGATAACAGCTTTGCTATTGTCAGGTAAAACGCGAGGAATGTTCTCCCAAAAACCACCACCAGTAATGTGCGACAAAGCGTGCACGTCATGCTTGGCAATTACATCTAAGCAATTTTTGACATAAATTCGGGTAGGCTCCATTAGATGATCAGCAATAGATTTTCCTTCCAGTAATAGATCCGTTGATTGACCGCTTACTTCCAACACTTTGCGGATTAACGAGAAACCATTTGAGTGAGGACCAGAAGAGGCTAATGCGATTAAGGCATCGCCGTCAGCGACTTTACTACCATCAATAATGTCTGCTTTTTCAACAACGCCGACACAAAAGCCAGCCATGTCATAGTCATCGCCGTGATACATGCCAGGCATTTCAGCTGTTTCACCACCGATTAGGGCACAACCTGCTAATTCACAGCCTTTACCAATGCCAGTAACGACTTGGGTTGCCACTTCAACATCAAGCTTTGCTGTTGCAAAATAATCGAGAAAAAATAGCGGCTCACCACCTTGAACGATTAAATCGTTTACGCACATTGCAACTAAATCGATCCCAACATCTTGGTGACGTTTTAGATCAATAGCTAAACGAAGTTTAGTACCTACACCGTCTGTGCCCGATACCAATACTGGTTCTTTATATTTAGTGGGTAATTGACATAACGCGCCAAAGCCTCCCAAATTACCCATAACTTCTGGGCGGTGAGTACGTTTGACTACGCTTTTTATATTCTCGACTAGGGCATTACCCGCATCAATGTCTACACCAGCGTCTTTATAACTAAGAGATTTAGAATTACTCACGTGAACCTTCTACCTGATTGGCTGTAAATTTTGCGCGTATTTTAGCGTATTGTTGCGCCAGAAAACATCGAAAAGTGAGATTTATTTCACTATTTTTGTTGGTTCATGGTGAAAAAGCTTGATCTGGCGCACGGTTGAGGCCGAGTTCCTTAGTTTGGCAACCAAGGCGGTGCAGAAATTTAAATCAAAAAAATGTAATGCTAAACAGTTGTGATACAATTTATTCATCCTTATTAAATAAAGCCTAATTACGTGAAACCATTCTTTATATTAGCTCTTTTCACCTTGCAACTTATCTGGTCGGTTGCTGCTGCACAGACAGTTCAAGGGCTCTATAGTGCAAATTTACCCGTTTCAAGCCAAAGTGCCAGCGTGCGCAATAAGATGTTATCGAGGTTATTGGGTCGGGTATTAATAAAAGTATCGGGCCAGACTAATGTGTTAAACAATGCCACTATCAAGCAAGGGCTGGCAGATGCTTTGGCTTATACTGCTGAATTTAATTTTAGTGAGGCAGGTGGTTTACGTTTAAGCGCCAGATTTAATGAACAATTAGTGGATGATTTGTTAAAATCGGCAGCGGTGCCAATTTGGGGCAATACCCGACCAACAGTCGCGATTTGGGTCGCCTATGAAACCGCCAATAACAAACGGCAAGTAGTAACAGAGCAAATGAGTAATAGCTACGCAAGTGTGCTAACCCGCCAAGCTCGAGGACGTGGGCTGCCCGTTATCTTACCGTTGTGGGATCTTGACGACCGATTAAAAGTAGGCATGACTGATGTGTGGGGACTTTTCTCTGATAAAATTGGTCTTGCTAGTCAACGTTACCGTGCTGATTTTGTTATTATTGCAAAAGTTTCGCGCCAGGCTGGTGCGACGATTAAATGGGTTGTTCACCGAGTTCCAACCAGCAGTAACGCTTTTAATTCACAATTCTCCAAAGTTATTAGCAGTGGCCGTGGTCAGTATCCGAGCACTAAGCAGGCGTTAATGGCGCTGGTTGAGCAAAGCAGTAATTTCTTTGGTCAT
The Gammaproteobacteria bacterium genome window above contains:
- a CDS encoding DUF2066 domain-containing protein, whose amino-acid sequence is MKPFFILALFTLQLIWSVAAAQTVQGLYSANLPVSSQSASVRNKMLSRLLGRVLIKVSGQTNVLNNATIKQGLADALAYTAEFNFSEAGGLRLSARFNEQLVDDLLKSAAVPIWGNTRPTVAIWVAYETANNKRQVVTEQMSNSYASVLTRQARGRGLPVILPLWDLDDRLKVGMTDVWGLFSDKIGLASQRYRADFVIIAKVSRQAGATIKWVVHRVPTSSNAFNSQFSKVISSGRGQYPSTKQALMALVEQSSNFFGHQYSVNTEAKTSSFSFNVSAIDSIEIYAAVTNYLLSLKAVDSLQVSQVNNQIFTFNLNIFGRSDSLIDVISLDKKLLNNPPLLGQTERMFHWAL
- the purM gene encoding phosphoribosylformylglycinamidine cyclo-ligase — its product is MSNSKSLSYKDAGVDIDAGNALVENIKSVVKRTHRPEVMGNLGGFGALCQLPTKYKEPVLVSGTDGVGTKLRLAIDLKRHQDVGIDLVAMCVNDLIVQGGEPLFFLDYFATAKLDVEVATQVVTGIGKGCELAGCALIGGETAEMPGMYHGDDYDMAGFCVGVVEKADIIDGSKVADGDALIALASSGPHSNGFSLIRKVLEVSGQSTDLLLEGKSIADHLMEPTRIYVKNCLDVIAKHDVHALSHITGGGFWENIPRVLPDNSKAVIDGKSWQWPSIFNWLQEQGNIDTYEMYRTFNCGVGIIMVVPQSDLASALTQLNELGENAWHIGNIAQRNGDEEQVEIV